A part of Aegilops tauschii subsp. strangulata cultivar AL8/78 chromosome 2, Aet v6.0, whole genome shotgun sequence genomic DNA contains:
- the LOC109765882 gene encoding hsp70-Hsp90 organizing protein produces MAADEAKAKGNAAFSAGRFEEAAGHFGDAVALAPDNHVLFSNRSAAYASLHRYKEALADAERTVALRPDWAKGYSRLGAARLGSGDAAGAVEAYEKGLALDPSNAALKDGLAQARSALPRRPASGADAIGKIFQGADLWSKIAADPTTRAYLDQPDFMQMLRDLQRNPGNLNNYLSDPRMMQVLSLMLNVKVQNQNNEASEPTPAKSSPPPPQKQPETKPREPEPEPVEMTDEEKERKERKAAAQKEKEAGNAAYKKKDFDTAIQHYTKAMELDDEDISYLTNRAAVYLEMGQYDDCIKDCDTAVERGRELRADFKMVSRALTRKGTALAKLAKSSKDYDVAIETFQKALTEHRNPDTLKRLNDAERAKKELEQQEYYDPKLADEEREKGNEFFKQQKYPEAVKHYTEALRRNPKDPKVYSNRAACYTKLGAMPEGLKDAEKCIELDPTFSKGYTRKGAIQFFMKEYDKAMETYQEGLKHDPSNQELLDGVKRCIQQINKANRGELTPEELKERQGKAMQDPEIQNILTDPVMRQVLIDFQENPRAAQDHLKNPGVKQKIQKLVSAGIVQMK; encoded by the exons ATGGCCGCCGACGAGGCCAAGGCGAAGGGCAACGCGGCGTTCTCGGCGGGCCGCTTCGAGGAGGCGGCGGGCCACTTCGGCGACGCCGTCGCGCTCGCCCCCGACAACCACGTCCTCTTCTCCAACCGCTCGGCGGCCTACGCCTCGCTCCACCGCTACAAGgaggcgctcgccgacgccgagCGGACCGTCGCGCTCAGGCCCGACTGGGCCAAGGGCTACTCCCGCCTCGGTGCCGCGCGCCTCGGGTCCGGGGACGCCGCGGGCGCCGTCGAGGCCTACGAGAAGGGCCTCGCCCTCGACCCCTCCAACGCCGCCCTCAAGGACGGGCTCGCCCAGGCCCGTTCGGccctcccccgccgcccggcctCCGGCGCCGACGCCATTGGCAAGATTTTCCAGGGGGCCGACCTCTGGAGCAAGATCGCCGCCGACCCCACCACGCGCGCCTACCTCGACCAGCCCGACTTCATGCAGATGCTGCGCGATCTGCAGCGGAACCCCGGCAACCTCAACAACTACCTCTCCGACCCCCGCATGATGCAGGTGCTCAGCCTCATGCTCAACGTCAAGGTCCAGAACCAGAACAATGAGGCCTCCGAGCCGACGCCGGCCAAGtcgtccccgccgccgccacagAAGCAGCCCGAGACCAAGCCGAGGGAGCCGGAGCCCGAACCGGTGGAGATGACCGATGAGGAGAAGGAGCGGAAGGAGAGGAAGGCTGCGGCGCAGAAGGAGAAGGAGGCGGGGAACGCCGCTTACAAAAAGAAGGATTTCGATACGGCGATCCAGCACTACACAAAAGCCATGGAGCTTGACGACGAGGACATATCCTACCTCACAAACCGCGCCGCCGTTTACCTTGAGATGGGACAG TATGATGATTGCATTAAGGATTGTGATACGGCTGTTGAGAGGGGAAGGGAACTTCGTGCTGACTTCAAGATGGTCTCGAGGGCACTGACAAGGAAAGGAACTGCTCTTGCTAAACTCGCCAAGTCTTCCAAAGACTACGATGTTGCCATTGAGACTTTCCAGAAGGCTCTGACTGAGCATAGAAACCCAGATACCCTGAAAAGACTAAATGATGCTGAACGAGCAAAGAAGGAGCTCGAGCAACAAGAGTACTATGATCCAAAACTAGCTGATGAGGAGCGAGAGAAAG GTAATGAGTTCTTTAAGCAGCAAAAATACCCAGAAGCAGTGAAGCATTACACTGAAGCGCTCAGGAGAAACCCGAAGGATCCGAAG GTTTACAGCAACAGGGCTGCCTGTTACACCAAGTTGGGCGCCATGCCCGAAGGTCTCAAGGATGCCGAGAAGTGCATCGAGCTAGATCCTACATTCTCCAAGGGATACACCAGGAAGGGTGCAATCCAGTTTTTCATGAAAGAGTACGACAAAGCAATGGAAACTTATCAGGAAGGCCTAAAGCATGATCCGAGTAACCAGGAGCTGCTTGATGGTGTAAAGAG ATGTATTCAGCAGATCAACAAGGCAAACAGAGGCGAGCTTACCCCGGAGGAACTGAAAGAGAGACAGGGCAAGGCTATGCAGGACCCTGAGATCCAGAACATCCTGACGGACCCTGTGATGCGGCAG GTGCTGATTGATTTCCAGGAGAATCCAAGGGCTGCTCAGGACCATCTCAAGAACCCTGGCGTGAAGCAAAAGATCCAGAAGCTCGTGAGCGCAGGGATAGTTCAGATGAAGTAG